A single window of Streptomyces aquilus DNA harbors:
- a CDS encoding Type 1 glutamine amidotransferase-like domain-containing protein, whose translation MNLLLTASGLSNETLRDALRDMLGKPFGSANVVYVPTASLAEPGDHSWFVADMNRLHGLGWREFDVLELNGLPRQLVLDRLLKADVVYVSGGNHYHLARSITGNGLSDGFLKALESRVYVGFSAGSMIFSRHLTGHSADVIGDTADLHVLGTTTVEPPFGLFDWYLKPHLYSPDFPERDDAWADRIAARADFPIYFIDDATAVRIRDGELDVISEGRWRFLPSKNKTATSLPAVNGDSKRASDRRTQ comes from the coding sequence ATGAACCTTCTGTTGACGGCGAGCGGCCTCAGTAACGAGACACTGCGCGATGCACTGCGGGACATGCTGGGCAAGCCGTTCGGATCGGCGAACGTCGTGTACGTCCCCACCGCATCGCTCGCCGAGCCGGGCGACCACAGCTGGTTCGTCGCGGACATGAACCGGCTGCACGGCCTGGGCTGGCGCGAGTTCGACGTCCTGGAACTCAACGGCCTGCCCCGGCAGTTGGTGCTCGACCGGCTGCTCAAGGCCGACGTCGTCTACGTCAGCGGCGGCAACCACTACCACCTCGCGCGCAGCATCACCGGCAACGGCCTGTCCGACGGCTTCCTCAAGGCGCTGGAGAGCCGGGTCTACGTGGGATTCAGCGCCGGATCAATGATCTTCAGCCGCCATCTCACCGGCCACTCCGCCGACGTCATCGGGGACACGGCGGACCTCCACGTGCTCGGCACCACGACCGTGGAGCCGCCGTTCGGGCTCTTCGACTGGTATCTCAAGCCGCACCTGTACTCACCGGACTTCCCCGAGCGGGACGACGCCTGGGCCGACCGCATCGCCGCACGCGCCGACTTCCCGATCTACTTCATCGACGACGCCACGGCCGTACGCATCAGGGACGGCGAGCTGGACGTCATCTCTGAAGGCCGGTGGCGGTTCCTTCCCTCAAAGAACAAAACCGCCACATCACTCCCGGCTGTCAACGGCGACAGCAAACGGGCGTCCGACAGGAGGACCCAGTGA
- a CDS encoding phosphotransferase: MAAEGEVLVGGMVNVGAVVRHGSLVERPAPRTARALHAHLLALAEQGFDAAPRPVRLTDDGREQLTFIPGDVPLPPFPDWAMTEAALRSVGSLLRRLHDASAALAVDVSAEWPRSLADPEGGTVLCHNDVCPENVVFREGQATALIDFDLAAPGRPVWDVAMTARYWVPMLDPTSAAGFYPAGLDAPARLRILADGYRLSPQERAELPGVIEQATASCRAFVAGRVADGDPGYVQALSERGGWRRWDRVQEWLVAQRGVFAAALVR, encoded by the coding sequence ATGGCTGCAGAGGGTGAAGTCCTGGTCGGTGGAATGGTGAACGTAGGCGCGGTCGTGCGTCACGGTTCCCTGGTGGAACGTCCGGCGCCGCGCACCGCGCGCGCCCTCCACGCCCACCTCCTCGCACTCGCGGAGCAGGGATTCGACGCTGCTCCTCGGCCCGTCCGGCTCACCGACGACGGCCGCGAGCAGCTGACCTTCATCCCCGGCGACGTCCCTCTCCCGCCGTTTCCGGACTGGGCGATGACCGAGGCCGCGTTGAGATCGGTGGGCAGCCTGCTGCGGCGTCTGCACGACGCGAGCGCGGCCCTCGCGGTGGACGTGTCCGCCGAGTGGCCGCGGTCTCTGGCCGACCCGGAGGGAGGGACGGTGCTGTGCCACAACGACGTGTGCCCGGAGAACGTCGTCTTCCGCGAGGGCCAGGCCACAGCCCTGATCGATTTCGATCTGGCGGCCCCCGGCCGGCCCGTGTGGGACGTCGCCATGACCGCCCGCTACTGGGTTCCGATGCTCGATCCCACCTCCGCGGCCGGCTTCTATCCGGCGGGACTGGATGCCCCGGCACGGCTGCGCATCCTCGCCGACGGCTACCGCCTCTCCCCGCAGGAGCGCGCTGAACTGCCCGGTGTCATCGAACAGGCGACCGCGTCCTGCCGGGCGTTCGTCGCCGGCCGGGTGGCCGACGGTGACCCCGGCTACGTCCAGGCGCTGTCCGAGCGTGGTGGCTGGCGGCGTTGGGACCGCGTTCAGGAGTGGCTGGTGGCTCAACGCGGGGTGTTCGCGGCCGCTCTGGTGCGGTGA
- a CDS encoding IclR family transcriptional regulator, with translation MAESVAGRVFSVLDAFVGAPDTLRLTEIARRTGLPVPTALRMVRELVAWGGLERATDGSYRLGTRIRAIGAAAPCPRGLLDISLPALRTLTSRTGGHADIAVPSDGTALCLVSGDRLPLHATSPGKILLAHGHGPLTALRRHTRHTVTTPGTLASQLIRIRETGLATAHEEYALGELSFAAPVLRNGLAVAAVFVTLPTSAPYARVDGALREAARTIGRGLDAPAR, from the coding sequence GTGGCCGAGAGCGTTGCCGGACGGGTCTTCTCGGTGCTGGACGCGTTCGTGGGGGCGCCGGACACCCTGCGTCTGACGGAGATCGCCCGCCGGACCGGGCTACCGGTGCCGACGGCACTGCGGATGGTGCGGGAGCTGGTCGCGTGGGGCGGGCTGGAGCGGGCGACCGACGGCTCCTATCGCCTGGGCACCCGCATCCGCGCCATCGGCGCCGCGGCCCCTTGTCCGCGCGGCCTGCTCGACATCTCACTCCCCGCCCTCCGCACGCTCACCTCCCGCACCGGCGGCCACGCGGACATCGCCGTCCCCTCCGACGGCACGGCCCTGTGCCTGGTCAGCGGCGACCGCCTGCCCCTGCACGCCACGTCGCCCGGCAAGATCCTCCTCGCCCACGGCCACGGCCCGCTGACGGCGCTGCGGCGCCACACCCGTCACACCGTGACCACCCCGGGCACCCTCGCCTCCCAACTGATCCGCATCAGAGAGACCGGCCTGGCCACGGCCCACGAAGAGTACGCACTGGGCGAACTCTCCTTCGCCGCACCGGTGTTGCGGAACGGCCTGGCCGTGGCAGCGGTCTTCGTCACCCTGCCCACCAGCGCCCCGTACGCCCGCGTCGACGGTGCCCTCCGCGAGGCGGCGCGCACCATTGGCCGGGGACTCGACGCCCCGGCGCGATAG
- a CDS encoding nitroreductase family protein — protein MTLDLSSDELLSTTRAVRHRLDLTRPVPRQLLEECVDLAVQAPTGRNRQRWHFVIVTDPERRAALADVWRDGVRTPGVSEPVPERDVRRADVAHMERVYSGAAHLYQHIHEVPAIVVPCVEGRTDNASVLRQAGTWGSILPAVWSFMLAARARGLGSCWTTGNLVHEKESARVLGIPYDDVMQAAFIPVAFTLGTDFRPARRIPREEVLHWDAW, from the coding sequence ATGACTCTCGACCTGTCTTCCGACGAACTCCTCTCCACCACCCGGGCGGTCCGGCACCGCCTCGACCTCACCCGGCCCGTGCCGCGCCAACTGCTGGAGGAGTGCGTGGACTTGGCGGTCCAGGCCCCGACCGGCCGCAACCGCCAGCGCTGGCACTTCGTGATCGTGACCGACCCGGAGCGGCGGGCCGCGCTGGCCGACGTGTGGCGGGACGGCGTGCGCACGCCGGGCGTCTCCGAGCCCGTCCCCGAACGGGACGTGCGCCGAGCCGACGTGGCGCACATGGAGCGGGTCTACTCCGGCGCCGCCCATCTCTACCAGCACATCCACGAGGTCCCGGCGATCGTCGTGCCCTGCGTGGAGGGCCGTACCGACAACGCGTCCGTCCTGAGGCAGGCCGGGACATGGGGGTCCATCCTCCCGGCGGTGTGGAGCTTCATGCTCGCCGCCCGGGCCCGCGGGCTCGGCAGTTGCTGGACCACCGGCAACCTCGTCCACGAGAAGGAGTCGGCCCGTGTCCTCGGGATTCCTTACGACGACGTCATGCAGGCGGCGTTCATCCCCGTGGCGTTCACCCTCGGCACCGACTTCCGCCCGGCCCGCCGCATCCCGAGGGAGGAGGTACTGCACTGGGACGCCTGGTGA
- a CDS encoding LLM class F420-dependent oxidoreductase, with protein sequence MTDSLKETVGRYGIWSSGLRDSGPSRSGELAEAAAELEELGYGALWLGGSSSARDAAPLIEASSRIVVGTSIQSIWEHEPAASAASFAALDSAHPGRFALGLGVSHARFAERYRRPYSALVSYLDALDEAGHPADRRLLAALGPKTIDLARDRAAGSVPYLVTADHTAMSRERLGEAPLLAPELKVVLESDPGRARAVARDYLAVYLTLPNYTGNFLRNGFTEDDLANGGSDRLIDAVYAWGDETRIRARIDEYLAAGADHVALHIVEGSLPGEESLPREAWSRLASLLT encoded by the coding sequence ATGACCGACAGCCTGAAGGAAACCGTCGGACGATACGGCATCTGGAGCAGCGGCCTGCGTGACTCGGGCCCGTCCCGCAGCGGTGAACTGGCAGAGGCCGCGGCGGAGTTGGAGGAGCTGGGGTATGGCGCGCTCTGGCTCGGCGGCAGCAGTTCCGCCCGCGATGCCGCTCCGCTGATCGAGGCGTCGTCCCGGATCGTGGTCGGCACCAGCATCCAGAGCATCTGGGAGCACGAGCCCGCCGCCTCCGCCGCGAGCTTCGCCGCACTGGACTCGGCCCACCCGGGCCGCTTCGCCCTGGGCCTCGGCGTCAGTCACGCCAGGTTCGCGGAGCGGTACCGGCGCCCCTACTCGGCCCTGGTGTCCTACTTGGACGCGCTGGACGAGGCGGGCCATCCCGCCGACCGCCGCCTCCTCGCGGCCCTCGGTCCGAAGACCATCGACCTCGCCCGGGACCGTGCCGCCGGCTCCGTCCCGTACCTGGTCACCGCCGACCACACGGCCATGTCCCGGGAGCGCCTGGGCGAAGCCCCGCTGCTGGCACCGGAGTTGAAGGTCGTCCTGGAGTCCGACCCCGGCCGAGCCCGCGCCGTGGCCCGTGACTACCTCGCCGTCTACCTGACCCTGCCCAACTACACAGGCAACTTCCTGCGCAACGGCTTCACGGAGGACGACCTGGCGAACGGCGGCAGCGACCGCCTCATCGACGCGGTCTACGCCTGGGGCGACGAGACGCGGATCCGCGCCCGCATCGACGAGTACCTCGCCGCGGGCGCGGATCATGTGGCCCTCCACATCGTGGAAGGCAGCCTCCCGGGGGAGGAGTCCCTCCCCCGGGAGGCCTGGAGCAGGCTTGCTTCTCTGCTGACGTGA
- a CDS encoding fatty acid desaturase family protein, giving the protein MTAIDPTAHLTAEQIEELGRELDAIRDEVIASRGEKDAAYIRKVIGAQRKLELASRAVLLFSLFPPAWVIGTAGLSVAKIMDNMEIGHNILHGQWDWMRDPKIHSTTWEWDHVSPADQWKHSHNELHHTYTNVIGKDNDLGYGIMRVDEDQKWHPFHLGQPLWNFINACFFEYGIAAYDLELGKNLHKRRRNNPEFRARAKAVGRKIRKQVLKDYVVHPLLSGPSFLPTLAATFTANLVRNIWSHSVIMCGHFPEGVQVFERRSIKGETRGQWYLRQMMGSANISGSKAMHFMTGNLSHQIEHHLFPDLPSNRYAEVAVKVRALFEKYELEYVTGPLPKQVFSAWRKVVRLSLPNKKPKAPVIVPEREKELVAA; this is encoded by the coding sequence TTGACCGCCATCGACCCCACCGCCCACCTGACCGCGGAGCAGATCGAGGAGCTCGGCCGCGAGCTGGACGCGATCCGTGACGAGGTGATCGCCAGCCGCGGGGAGAAGGACGCCGCGTACATCCGCAAGGTCATCGGCGCGCAGCGCAAGCTGGAACTGGCCAGCAGGGCCGTGCTGCTGTTCTCGCTCTTCCCGCCCGCGTGGGTGATCGGCACCGCCGGCCTGTCCGTGGCGAAGATCATGGACAACATGGAGATCGGCCACAACATCCTGCACGGCCAGTGGGACTGGATGCGCGACCCGAAGATCCACTCCACCACCTGGGAGTGGGACCACGTCTCCCCCGCCGACCAGTGGAAGCACTCCCACAACGAGCTGCACCACACGTACACCAACGTGATCGGCAAGGACAACGACCTCGGCTACGGCATCATGCGCGTCGACGAGGACCAGAAGTGGCACCCCTTCCACCTCGGCCAGCCGCTGTGGAACTTCATCAACGCCTGCTTCTTCGAGTACGGCATCGCGGCGTACGACCTGGAGCTCGGCAAGAACCTGCACAAGCGCCGCCGCAACAACCCGGAGTTCCGCGCGCGGGCCAAGGCCGTGGGCCGCAAGATCCGCAAGCAGGTGCTCAAGGACTACGTGGTCCACCCGCTGCTGTCGGGCCCGTCGTTCCTCCCCACGCTCGCCGCCACGTTCACCGCGAACCTGGTCCGCAACATCTGGTCCCACTCGGTGATCATGTGCGGGCACTTCCCCGAGGGCGTCCAGGTCTTCGAGCGCCGGTCGATCAAGGGCGAGACGCGCGGCCAGTGGTACCTGCGCCAGATGATGGGCTCGGCGAACATCAGCGGCAGCAAGGCCATGCACTTCATGACCGGCAACCTCTCGCACCAGATCGAGCACCACCTGTTCCCGGACCTGCCGAGCAACCGGTACGCCGAGGTCGCGGTGAAGGTCCGCGCGCTGTTCGAGAAGTACGAGCTGGAGTACGTCACCGGCCCGCTGCCCAAGCAGGTGTTCTCCGCCTGGCGCAAGGTCGTCCGCCTCTCCCTGCCGAACAAGAAGCCCAAGGCCCCGGTCATCGTGCCGGAACGCGAGAAGGAACTCGTCGCGGCCTGA
- a CDS encoding ferredoxin reductase codes for MTSTALRSRAWKLLEMVTTPLLPSDYLDLVSPLRAGADLRGRIEAVHPETGDAATIVIRPGRGWRGHTAGQYVRIGIDVDGVRLWRAYSLTSPTNRPDGRVTITVKAIPDGKVSNHLVRRAKPGTLIQLDQATGDFVLPQAKPAKVLYLTAGSGITPVMGMLRDTEFDDAVMIHSAPQPQDVIFRSELHDLVAAEKLRLTEVHTDIHGMLDIARLDELVPDWTERETWACGPAGLLDAAEKHWSEHGVPERLHTERFRPSIVATGDGGEVTFSTTGRTVDADGATPLLDVGEEAGVLMPSGCRMGICFGCVTPLKAGAVRDLRTGEITEAEPGVLIQTCVSAAAGPCDIER; via the coding sequence ATGACGAGTACAGCCCTGCGCAGCAGGGCGTGGAAACTGCTGGAAATGGTCACGACGCCACTGCTGCCGTCGGACTACCTCGACCTGGTCAGCCCGCTGCGCGCGGGCGCCGACCTGCGAGGGCGCATCGAGGCCGTGCACCCGGAGACGGGTGACGCCGCGACCATCGTGATCAGGCCGGGACGCGGCTGGCGCGGCCACACGGCCGGTCAGTACGTGCGGATCGGGATCGACGTCGACGGGGTCCGCCTGTGGCGTGCCTACTCCCTCACCTCGCCGACCAACCGCCCCGACGGCCGCGTCACCATCACCGTGAAGGCGATCCCGGACGGCAAGGTCAGCAACCACCTGGTCCGCAGAGCGAAGCCGGGCACACTGATCCAGCTCGACCAGGCGACCGGCGACTTCGTGCTGCCGCAGGCCAAGCCCGCCAAGGTGCTCTACCTGACGGCCGGCAGCGGCATCACGCCCGTGATGGGCATGCTGCGCGACACCGAGTTCGACGACGCCGTCATGATCCACTCCGCGCCGCAGCCGCAGGACGTGATCTTCCGCAGCGAACTGCACGACCTGGTCGCGGCCGAGAAGCTGCGCCTCACCGAGGTGCACACCGACATCCACGGCATGCTCGACATCGCCCGTCTCGACGAACTCGTCCCCGACTGGACCGAACGCGAGACCTGGGCCTGCGGGCCCGCGGGCCTGCTCGACGCCGCCGAGAAGCACTGGAGCGAGCACGGCGTACCGGAGCGTCTGCACACCGAACGCTTCCGCCCCAGCATCGTCGCCACCGGCGACGGCGGCGAGGTCACGTTCAGCACCACCGGCAGGACCGTCGACGCGGACGGCGCCACGCCGCTGCTGGACGTCGGCGAGGAGGCCGGCGTGCTCATGCCCTCCGGATGCCGCATGGGCATCTGCTTCGGCTGCGTCACACCGCTCAAGGCGGGCGCCGTCCGCGACCTGCGCACCGGCGAGATCACCGAAGCCGAGCCGGGCGTCCTCATCCAGACCTGTGTGTCCGCCGCCGCGGGCCCCTGCGACATCGAACGGTAG
- a CDS encoding PucR family transcriptional regulator, with protein MSHAVQRVSELALDETTVTALRAALKTTADEVVQAIIDEVPPYTNALSGHMGATIRRAVRTALGHYLDLASGNATSGDASDAAYELGRGEVRDGRSMDALLSAYRVGARVAWRGLAAGAVPAGLPAAEVAKFAELTFAYIDELSAASAAGHADELAARGRAHERHLEQLARDLVAGASPDVLLASAQRAGWPPPVSLTAVLLPAAQARPAHRTLDPSTLVLDDLPDATGVLLVPDADRPHLLRKLTDRAAVAGPARPWTRASASYARAARARSLSADIRDTEDHLPELVLSADADALADLRARALAPLRTLPAATAERLEETLRAWLLHQGRREEVAAALFVHPQTVRYRMSQLRELFPDLASPQQVLELTLAVGLRAG; from the coding sequence ATGAGCCATGCGGTCCAGCGGGTCAGCGAGCTGGCTCTGGATGAGACGACGGTCACGGCCCTTCGGGCCGCGTTGAAGACCACGGCCGACGAGGTCGTTCAGGCGATCATCGACGAGGTTCCTCCGTACACGAACGCCCTTTCGGGTCACATGGGCGCCACCATCCGTCGTGCCGTCCGCACCGCCCTGGGGCACTACCTGGACCTCGCGAGCGGCAACGCCACCAGCGGCGACGCCAGTGACGCGGCCTACGAGCTGGGCCGGGGCGAAGTGCGCGACGGCCGTTCCATGGACGCCCTGCTCAGCGCCTATCGCGTCGGCGCCCGCGTGGCCTGGCGAGGCCTGGCGGCGGGTGCCGTACCCGCGGGCCTGCCCGCTGCCGAGGTCGCCAAGTTCGCCGAGCTGACCTTCGCCTACATCGACGAGCTCTCCGCCGCCAGCGCCGCGGGCCACGCCGACGAACTGGCCGCCCGGGGCCGGGCCCACGAACGCCATCTGGAGCAGTTGGCCCGCGACCTTGTCGCCGGCGCGAGCCCGGACGTGCTGCTGGCCTCCGCTCAGCGGGCCGGGTGGCCGCCTCCCGTGTCGCTGACCGCGGTCCTGCTGCCCGCCGCCCAGGCCCGGCCTGCCCATCGCACGCTCGACCCGAGCACTCTCGTCCTGGACGATCTGCCGGACGCCACCGGTGTGCTGCTCGTCCCCGATGCCGACCGACCACATCTCCTGCGGAAGCTGACGGACCGCGCCGCCGTGGCCGGCCCGGCCCGGCCCTGGACGCGCGCGTCGGCCTCGTACGCACGAGCCGCCCGCGCACGCTCCCTCTCCGCCGACATCCGCGACACCGAGGACCACCTGCCCGAGCTGGTGCTGAGCGCCGACGCGGACGCGCTCGCGGACCTGCGGGCCCGAGCCCTCGCACCGTTGCGGACCTTGCCCGCCGCGACCGCGGAACGGCTGGAGGAGACGCTGCGCGCATGGCTGCTGCACCAGGGCAGGCGCGAGGAGGTGGCGGCGGCGCTGTTCGTCCACCCGCAGACCGTCCGCTACCGCATGTCGCAGCTGCGGGAGCTGTTTCCGGATCTCGCCTCGCCCCAGCAGGTCCTTGAGCTGACGCTGGCGGTCGGTCTTCGGGCCGGCTGA
- a CDS encoding response regulator transcription factor, giving the protein MKDALGEEILVTVRAVLHGDVMMGPSVIRRLVERFVLPAASTVPDERLDLLTAREREVLTLVTRGLGNQEIATRLFLGETTVKTHLGRILGKLELPDRVHAVIFAYESGLVRVGG; this is encoded by the coding sequence GTGAAGGACGCGCTCGGCGAGGAGATCCTGGTGACCGTGCGCGCGGTGCTGCACGGGGACGTGATGATGGGGCCGTCGGTGATCCGGCGTCTGGTGGAGCGGTTCGTGCTGCCCGCCGCGTCCACCGTGCCCGACGAGCGCCTCGACCTGCTCACCGCCCGCGAGCGCGAGGTGCTCACGCTGGTCACCCGGGGACTGGGCAACCAGGAGATCGCCACCCGGCTGTTCCTGGGCGAGACGACCGTCAAGACCCATCTGGGCCGGATCCTGGGCAAGTTGGAGCTGCCGGATCGGGTGCACGCCGTCATCTTCGCGTACGAGAGCGGCCTGGTCCGGGTCGGCGGCTGA